In one window of Nocardioides panacisoli DNA:
- a CDS encoding NAD-dependent deacylase: MRIVVLTGAGVSAESGVPTFRDADGLWEGHRVEEVATPEAFEADAALVHQFYDARRAALDTVEPNPAHRALAELEQHLGEDLLVVTQNIDDLHERAGSRRVLHMHGELRNALCAGCRQRTPWQGSLSGDHACAHCGASALRPDVVWFGEIPYRMDEIDDALAAADLFVSIGTSGAVYPAAGFVTAARAYGARTLELNLEPSQGSHLFDETRHGSASSIVPAWVDELLPTDS, encoded by the coding sequence GTGAGGATCGTCGTACTGACCGGAGCCGGGGTCTCCGCGGAGAGCGGGGTGCCCACCTTCCGCGACGCCGACGGACTCTGGGAGGGCCATCGCGTCGAGGAGGTCGCCACGCCGGAGGCGTTCGAGGCCGACGCGGCGCTGGTGCACCAATTCTACGACGCCAGGCGCGCGGCCCTCGACACCGTCGAGCCCAACCCGGCCCATCGTGCGCTCGCCGAGCTCGAGCAGCACCTGGGCGAGGACCTGCTCGTCGTCACCCAGAACATCGACGACCTCCACGAGCGTGCGGGGTCGCGACGCGTCCTCCACATGCACGGCGAGCTGCGGAACGCCCTCTGTGCGGGCTGCCGACAGCGGACGCCGTGGCAGGGCAGCCTGTCCGGCGACCACGCCTGCGCCCACTGCGGCGCCAGTGCGCTGCGACCCGACGTGGTGTGGTTCGGCGAGATCCCCTACCGGATGGACGAGATCGACGACGCCCTCGCGGCCGCCGACCTCTTCGTCTCCATCGGCACCTCCGGGGCGGTCTACCCCGCGGCCGGGTTCGTCACCGCCGCCCGTGCGTACGGCGCCCGCACCCTCGAGCTCAACCTCGAGCCCAGTCAGGGCTCGCACCTCTTCGACGAGACGCGACACGGGTCTGCCAGTAGCATCGTGCCCGCCTGGGTCGACGAGTTGCTCCCGACTGACTCGTAG
- a CDS encoding DUF2252 domain-containing protein, whose protein sequence is MPQPSTDRRDQIVAVLDDAFADLMERDPAAFRTKFRKMAADPHSFYRGTACLFYADVVPAEDPFATGESGRIWVHGDLHVENFGTYLNSDGLLVFDVNDFDEAYLGRFTWDLQRFAASLALLGWQKALPRDAVVDLLHRYLDAYLDQVDAYADTAHDEDFALHLGNTDGPIRAALGEARAQRRSDLLDANTDIVEGHRRFRDDPTVRRLDEDERATVLAAFEEYLGTIPEDKRFDRDVFYDVLDVVGKSGFGIGSAGLPAYNILVEGYSQAFENDVLLSMKQGNVPAVSRYVDAAAIEDYFVHEGQRTVVSQRALQVHTDPLLGHTRMDGAGFVVHEVSPFEVDLDWSDLTEPEEMAAVVGLLGRATAKVHCAADEDSEHDLVEFQVEDAIRATLEGRRSEFRDWVVDFGLRYADQVRADHAAFVEAFRDGDIGIAATSS, encoded by the coding sequence ATGCCGCAACCGTCGACCGACCGCAGGGACCAGATCGTCGCCGTCCTGGACGACGCCTTCGCCGACCTGATGGAGCGGGACCCGGCCGCCTTCCGCACCAAGTTCCGCAAGATGGCCGCCGACCCGCACTCCTTCTACCGCGGCACCGCCTGCCTGTTCTACGCCGACGTCGTGCCGGCCGAGGACCCGTTCGCCACCGGCGAGAGCGGCCGGATCTGGGTCCACGGCGACCTGCACGTGGAGAACTTCGGCACCTACCTCAACTCCGACGGACTGCTGGTCTTCGACGTCAACGACTTCGACGAGGCCTACCTGGGCCGCTTCACCTGGGACCTGCAGCGCTTCGCGGCCTCACTCGCCCTCCTCGGCTGGCAGAAGGCGCTGCCGCGGGACGCCGTGGTCGACCTGCTGCACCGCTACCTCGACGCCTACCTGGACCAGGTCGACGCCTACGCCGACACCGCCCACGACGAGGACTTCGCCCTGCACCTGGGCAACACCGACGGACCCATCCGCGCGGCCCTCGGGGAGGCGCGGGCGCAGCGTCGCAGCGACCTCCTCGACGCCAACACCGACATCGTCGAGGGCCACCGTCGCTTCCGTGACGACCCGACCGTCCGGCGCCTGGACGAGGACGAGCGCGCCACCGTACTCGCCGCCTTCGAGGAGTACCTCGGCACGATCCCCGAGGACAAGCGCTTCGACCGCGACGTCTTCTACGACGTGCTCGACGTGGTGGGCAAGTCCGGCTTCGGCATCGGGAGCGCCGGGCTGCCGGCGTACAACATCCTCGTCGAGGGCTACAGCCAGGCGTTCGAGAACGACGTCCTGCTCTCGATGAAGCAGGGCAACGTCCCGGCCGTCAGCCGCTACGTGGACGCGGCCGCGATCGAGGACTACTTCGTCCACGAGGGCCAGCGCACCGTGGTCAGCCAACGCGCGTTGCAGGTGCACACCGACCCGCTGCTGGGCCACACCCGGATGGACGGTGCCGGGTTCGTGGTGCACGAGGTGTCGCCGTTCGAGGTCGACCTGGACTGGTCGGACCTGACCGAGCCCGAGGAGATGGCCGCGGTCGTCGGGCTGCTGGGGCGCGCGACGGCGAAGGTCCACTGCGCCGCGGACGAGGACTCCGAGCACGACCTGGTGGAGTTCCAGGTCGAGGACGCGATCCGCGCGACGCTCGAGGGGCGCCGCTCGGAGTTCCGCGACTGGGTCGTCGACTTCGGCCTGCGGTACGCCGACCAGGTGCGTGCCGACCACGCCGCCTTCGTCGAGGCGTTCCGCGACGGGGACATCGGGATCGCCGCGACCAGCTCCTGA